A genomic region of Pseudoxanthomonas suwonensis contains the following coding sequences:
- a CDS encoding purple acid phosphatase family protein, which translates to MRCVHSSGLRAVLAAWLVAAATFAPPQEAPRPPEPNTRVPAGVARHAPSVFPDRIVASPVQDAATGFAVAWRTDASVAAPVLEIVLAGDSPDMGVPRQVRAATTALRTENGIGHHHRAEVDGLQADTLYAWRVQGGGTWSPWHHTRTPASPGTPLTLLYFGDTQNKNTSLTTRVVREAMRHAPDARLALFAGDLVSGGDGEDDNEWGEWFEAGESLPTSMLVAPAAGNHEYFEEFEDTPQERRVLGAHWPRTFALPGNGAEGAAATTYWFDAQDVRVVVLDGTSALDLGTARAQAAWLDRVLAGNTRRWSIVVVHQPMFSPRQDRDNELLRRHVLPVLERRRVDLVLQGHDHVYGRRGGRVPGQPTPQFVVSVAGAKQYRLSPQARLTMAPVAEDTQLFQVLRVDGDRLRYEARTATGRLYDAFELERAPDGGRRLRELEEERIPQRDCERAATLKGRADRCWE; encoded by the coding sequence ATGAGGTGCGTGCACTCCTCCGGATTGCGCGCCGTGCTGGCCGCGTGGCTGGTCGCTGCCGCCACGTTCGCGCCGCCGCAGGAGGCGCCGCGGCCGCCGGAACCGAACACGCGCGTTCCGGCAGGCGTGGCGCGCCATGCGCCGAGCGTCTTCCCCGACCGCATCGTCGCCTCGCCCGTGCAGGATGCGGCGACCGGCTTTGCCGTCGCCTGGCGTACCGACGCCAGTGTGGCGGCGCCGGTGCTGGAGATCGTTTTGGCCGGCGATTCTCCGGACATGGGCGTGCCGCGACAGGTGCGCGCGGCGACGACCGCGCTGCGCACCGAGAACGGCATCGGCCACCACCACCGCGCCGAGGTCGATGGCCTGCAGGCCGATACCCTGTACGCCTGGCGGGTGCAGGGCGGCGGCACCTGGAGCCCGTGGCACCACACCCGCACGCCAGCGTCGCCGGGCACGCCGCTGACCCTGCTGTACTTCGGCGACACCCAGAACAAGAACACGAGCCTGACCACGCGGGTGGTGCGCGAGGCGATGCGCCATGCGCCCGACGCGCGGCTGGCGCTGTTCGCCGGCGATCTGGTCAGCGGCGGCGACGGCGAGGACGACAACGAGTGGGGCGAGTGGTTCGAAGCCGGCGAGTCGCTGCCGACCTCGATGCTGGTCGCGCCGGCGGCCGGCAACCACGAGTACTTCGAGGAGTTCGAGGACACCCCGCAGGAGCGGCGCGTGCTCGGCGCGCACTGGCCGCGCACCTTCGCGCTGCCGGGCAACGGCGCCGAGGGCGCGGCCGCCACCACCTACTGGTTCGATGCGCAGGACGTGCGCGTGGTGGTGCTGGACGGCACCTCCGCGCTGGACCTGGGCACGGCGCGCGCCCAGGCGGCCTGGCTGGATCGCGTGCTGGCCGGGAACACGCGGCGCTGGAGCATCGTGGTCGTCCACCAGCCGATGTTCTCGCCACGCCAGGACCGCGACAACGAACTGCTGCGCAGGCACGTGCTGCCGGTGCTGGAGCGCCGTCGGGTCGACCTGGTGCTGCAGGGGCACGACCACGTCTATGGCCGCCGCGGCGGCCGCGTGCCCGGGCAGCCCACACCGCAGTTCGTGGTGTCGGTGGCCGGCGCCAAGCAGTACCGGCTGTCGCCGCAAGCGCGCCTAACCATGGCGCCGGTGGCCGAGGACACCCAGCTGTTCCAGGTGCTGCGCGTCGACGGCGACCGGCTGCGCTACGAGGCGCGCACCGCCACCGGCAGGCTGTACGACGCCTTCGAACTGGAGCGGGCGCCCGACGGTGGTCGCCGGCTGCGCGAACTGGAAGAGGAACGGATACCGCAGCGCGACTGCGAACGCGCGGCAACGCTCAAGGGGCGCGCCGACCGTTGCTGGGAATAG